Proteins encoded together in one Rhizobacter sp. J219 window:
- a CDS encoding ATP-binding protein gives MKSIRARLLLVLLGMLTLIALVMGGVTYRNVLAETEALFDYQLRQMALSLRDQGEVSESQAGALANEQLDFVVQIWTLDGRSIYATRAHEDLPSRALLGLADVRVKGEIWRTYSVATPGRVIQVAQPLATRQRLAAEAALRSVVPLLVLVPLLAGLAWWLSAMALSPLNRVAAEVKSRDDKLLQPLAEQGLPDEVSPLVNALNGLLQRLGQTLDTQRAFLSDAAHELRSPLTALKLQIESLRRAPDDDARAKAVSSLSDGIDRAARIVEQLLALARSEPGAQPPPMEPLDLSELVRQAVADTVPYALSRGSSFSLQADAPVTVRGERQGLTALVRNLADNAVRYAPPGSQVELRVSLEQGVPLLQVDDAGPGIPASERERVFDRFYRRASGGEEGTGLGLAIVRSVAAHHGATVTLGQSPLGGLQVRVRFPAP, from the coding sequence ATGAAATCCATTCGCGCCCGTTTGCTGCTCGTGCTGCTGGGCATGCTGACCCTCATCGCCCTGGTGATGGGCGGCGTGACCTACCGCAACGTGCTGGCTGAGACCGAGGCCCTGTTCGACTACCAGCTGCGCCAGATGGCGCTCTCGCTGCGCGACCAGGGCGAGGTGAGCGAGAGCCAGGCCGGCGCGCTGGCCAACGAGCAGCTCGACTTCGTGGTGCAGATCTGGACGCTCGACGGCCGCAGCATCTACGCCACCCGCGCGCATGAAGACCTGCCCTCGCGCGCGCTGCTGGGCCTGGCCGACGTGCGCGTGAAGGGCGAAATCTGGCGCACCTACAGCGTCGCCACGCCGGGGCGCGTGATCCAGGTGGCGCAGCCGCTGGCCACACGCCAGCGCCTGGCGGCCGAGGCGGCGCTGCGCAGCGTGGTGCCGCTGCTCGTCCTCGTGCCGCTGCTGGCGGGGCTCGCGTGGTGGTTGTCGGCGATGGCGCTGTCGCCGCTCAACCGGGTGGCCGCCGAAGTCAAGTCGCGCGACGACAAGCTGCTGCAGCCGCTGGCCGAGCAGGGCCTGCCCGACGAAGTGTCGCCGCTCGTCAACGCGCTCAACGGCCTGTTGCAGCGCCTGGGCCAGACGCTCGACACGCAGCGCGCCTTCCTCTCCGACGCGGCGCACGAGCTGCGCTCGCCGCTCACCGCGCTCAAGCTGCAGATCGAGTCGCTGCGGCGAGCGCCCGACGACGACGCGCGCGCCAAGGCGGTGTCATCGCTCTCCGACGGCATCGACCGCGCGGCCCGCATCGTCGAGCAGCTGCTCGCGCTGGCCCGCAGCGAGCCGGGCGCGCAGCCCCCGCCGATGGAGCCGCTCGACTTGTCGGAGCTGGTGCGCCAGGCGGTGGCCGACACCGTGCCCTATGCCTTGTCGCGCGGCAGCAGCTTCTCGCTGCAGGCCGATGCGCCGGTCACCGTGCGCGGCGAGCGCCAGGGGCTGACCGCGCTGGTGCGCAACCTCGCCGACAACGCGGTGCGCTACGCACCGCCCGGCTCGCAGGTGGAGCTGCGGGTGTCGCTGGAACAGGGCGTGCCGCTGCTGCAGGTCGACGATGCCGGCCCCGGCATTCCCGCATCCGAGCGTGAACGGGTGTTCGATCGTTTCTACCGTCGGGCCTCCGGTGGCGAAGAGGGCACGGGCCTCGGCCTGGCCATCGTGCGCAGCGTCGCCGCCCACCACGGTGCCACGGTCACGCTGGGCCAGTCGCCGCTGGGGGGATTGCAGGTGCGGGTGCGCTTTCCTGCGCCCTAG
- a CDS encoding response regulator transcription factor → MRILLVEDDRMIGDSLRNTLRQDGHAVDWVRDTGAAQATLGTERFDLVLLDLGLPPTADAAPSGEGGLGVLRWLRGRADATPVIVLTARDALGDRVKGLDAGADDYLAKPFEFDELNARMRAVLRRHSGRAQPVLSHRGVTLDPATRQVTHDGQPVILSAREFAVLEALMTRPGALLSRAQLEDKLYGWGEEIESNAVSVYIHQLRRKLGAEFIQNMRGVGYFIPA, encoded by the coding sequence ATGCGCATCCTCCTCGTCGAAGACGACCGCATGATCGGCGACAGCCTGCGCAACACGCTGCGCCAGGACGGCCACGCCGTCGACTGGGTGCGCGACACCGGCGCCGCCCAGGCCACGCTCGGCACCGAGCGCTTCGACCTCGTGCTGCTCGACCTGGGCCTGCCACCCACCGCCGATGCCGCCCCCAGCGGCGAAGGCGGCCTGGGCGTGCTGCGCTGGCTGCGCGGCCGGGCCGACGCCACGCCGGTGATCGTGCTGACCGCGCGCGATGCCCTCGGCGACCGGGTGAAGGGGCTCGATGCCGGCGCCGACGACTACCTCGCCAAGCCCTTCGAGTTCGACGAACTCAATGCCCGCATGCGCGCCGTGCTGCGCCGCCACAGCGGGCGTGCGCAGCCGGTGCTGTCGCACCGCGGCGTGACGCTCGACCCGGCCACCCGGCAGGTCACGCACGACGGGCAGCCGGTGATCCTGTCGGCGCGCGAATTCGCGGTGCTGGAAGCGCTGATGACCCGCCCCGGCGCGCTGCTCTCGCGGGCCCAGCTCGAAGACAAGCTCTACGGCTGGGGCGAAGAGATCGAGAGCAACGCCGTCAGCGTCTACATCCACCAGCTGCGCCGCAAGCTCGGGGCGGAGTTCATCCAGAACATGCGCGGCGTGGGTTACTTCATTCCGGCATGA
- a CDS encoding TAXI family TRAP transporter solute-binding subunit, whose protein sequence is MPKVLRNTLLSARDLIATAGPFLLLALVLLALAYWVLDPTPPRKVVLATGVDQGAYAEFGRRYVQFLKQHGITVELRPTNGAAENLRLLRDAASGVDIAFVQGGADERERRPADEEEDSLVSLGSLFYEPVWIFYREDSAKRLLKSDSLTSLAQLPGWKLNIGARGSGVPNLMRRLLEANKVDTASITLLREAQTPAVQGLLEGNIDAVSFASAPESVMVQMLLQTPGIKLFSFNQADAYSRRFAFLSAVTLPRGVVDLAADMPPADVHLIAPTATLVARQGTHPALIQLFVQAAQQIHGEAGWFQRKGDFPSIKGTERPVADEAQRFYAKGTPFLQQFMPFWLANLVDRMWVALLSIIAILIPLSRVLPPLYEFRIRSRVFRWYGRLRVVEDAQGKRPADELMKELDDIERSVEHVSVPLSYADELYALRSHIQMVRGRLAVDTPPSASANV, encoded by the coding sequence ATGCCCAAAGTCCTGCGCAACACCTTGCTGTCGGCCCGCGACCTGATCGCCACCGCGGGCCCCTTTCTGCTGCTGGCGCTGGTGCTGCTGGCGCTGGCCTACTGGGTGCTCGACCCCACGCCGCCGCGCAAGGTGGTGCTGGCCACCGGCGTCGACCAGGGCGCCTATGCCGAGTTCGGCCGCCGCTATGTGCAGTTCCTCAAGCAGCACGGCATCACCGTCGAGCTGCGGCCCACCAACGGTGCAGCCGAGAACCTGCGCCTGCTGCGCGACGCGGCCTCGGGCGTCGACATCGCCTTCGTGCAAGGCGGCGCCGACGAGCGCGAGCGACGGCCGGCCGACGAAGAAGAGGACTCGCTGGTCTCGCTCGGCAGCCTCTTCTACGAGCCGGTGTGGATCTTCTACCGCGAAGACTCGGCGAAGCGGCTGCTGAAGTCGGATTCGCTCACCAGTCTGGCCCAGCTGCCGGGTTGGAAGCTCAACATCGGCGCCCGCGGCAGCGGCGTGCCCAACCTGATGCGCCGGCTGCTCGAAGCCAACAAGGTCGACACCGCCAGCATCACCCTGCTGCGCGAAGCACAGACGCCCGCGGTGCAGGGTCTGCTCGAAGGCAACATCGACGCCGTCAGCTTCGCCAGCGCCCCCGAGTCGGTGATGGTGCAGATGCTGCTGCAGACGCCCGGCATCAAGCTCTTCAGTTTCAACCAGGCCGATGCATATTCGCGCCGCTTCGCCTTCCTGAGCGCGGTGACGCTGCCGCGCGGCGTGGTCGACCTCGCCGCCGACATGCCGCCGGCCGACGTGCACCTCATCGCCCCCACCGCCACGCTGGTGGCGCGCCAGGGCACACACCCGGCGCTGATCCAGCTCTTCGTGCAGGCGGCGCAGCAGATCCACGGCGAGGCGGGCTGGTTCCAGCGCAAGGGAGACTTTCCGAGCATCAAGGGCACCGAGCGGCCAGTCGCCGACGAGGCCCAGCGCTTCTATGCCAAGGGCACGCCGTTCCTGCAGCAATTCATGCCCTTCTGGCTGGCCAACCTGGTGGATCGCATGTGGGTGGCGCTGCTGTCGATCATCGCCATCCTCATCCCGCTGAGCCGGGTGCTGCCGCCGCTGTATGAGTTCCGCATCCGCTCGCGGGTGTTCCGCTGGTACGGGCGGCTGCGCGTGGTGGAAGACGCACAGGGCAAGCGGCCTGCGGATGAGCTGATGAAGGAGCTCGACGACATTGAACGCAGCGTGGAGCATGTGTCGGTGCCGCTCAGCTACGCCGACGAGCTGTATGCGCTGCGCAGCCACATCCAGATGGTGCGGGGGCGGCTCGCGGTCGACACCCCACCCTCAGCATCCGCCAACGTATGA